One genomic segment of Mastomys coucha isolate ucsf_1 unplaced genomic scaffold, UCSF_Mcou_1 pScaffold22, whole genome shotgun sequence includes these proteins:
- the Sdad1 gene encoding protein SDA1 homolog, with product MTFCKALILLRNKNLINPSSLLELFFELLRCHDKLLRKTLYTHIVTDIKNINAKHKNNKVNVVLQNFMYTMLRDSNATAAKMSLDVMIELYRRNIWNDAKTVNVITTACFSKITKILVAALTFFLGKDEEEKQDSDSESEDDGPTARDLLVQYATGKKGSKNKKKLEKAMKVLKKQKKKKKPEVFNFSAIHLIHDPQDFAEKLLKQLESCKERFEVKMMLMNLISRLVGIHELFLFNFYPFVQRFLQPHQREVTKILLFAAQASHHLVPPEIIQSLLLTVANNFVTDKNSGEVMTVGINAIKEITARCPLAMTEELLQDLAQYKTHKDKNVMMSARTLIHLFRTLNPQMLQKKFRGKPTEASIEARIQEYGELDAKDYIPGAEVLELEKEASTGDDEDGWESASLSEEEEDGEWVDVHHSSDEEQQAIAMKLDSMPMEERKAKAAAISTSRVLTQDDFQKIRMAQMKKEMDAAPGKAQKRKYLEIDSEEESRGELLSLRDIERLHKKPKSDKETRLATAMAGRTDRKEFVRKKTKINPFSSSTNKEKKKQKNFMMMRYSQNVRSKTARSFREKQLALRDALLKKRKRMK from the exons ATG ACATTTTGCAAAGCCTTGATCTTGCTGAGAAATAAGAATCTCATCAATCCATCAAGTTTGCTAGAGCTCTTCTTTGAGCTTCTGCGCTGCCATGACAAGCTCCTGCGGAAG ACTTTATACACACATATTGTGACAGACATCAAGAACATCAACGCCAAAcacaagaacaacaaagtgaatGTG GTGCTGCAGAACTTCATGTACACCATGTTGAGAGACAGCAATGCAACCGCAGCCAAGATGTCTTTGGATGTGATGATCGAACTGTACAGAAGGAACATCTG GAATGATGCCAAAACTGTCAATGTTATCACAACTGCATGTTTCTCCAAGATCACCAAG ATATTAGTTGCTGCTTTGACGTTCTTCCTggggaaggatgaggaagagaagcaggacagTGACTCAGAATCTGAG GATGACGGGCCCACAGCGAGAGACCTGCTGGTGCAATATGCCACAGGAAAGAAGGGCTCCAAAAACAAGaagaagctggaaaaggcaaTGAAAGTGCTGAAG aaacaaaagaagaagaagaaacctgaAGTGTTTAACTTTTCAGCTATTCACTTGATTCATGATCCCCAAG ACTTTGCAGAGAAGCTTCTGAAGCAGCTCGAGAGCTGTAAGGAGAGGTTTGAAGTGAAGATGATGCTCATGAACCTCATCTCCAGATTGGTGGGAATTCACGAA CTTTTCCTCTTCAACTTCTACCCTTTTGTGCAAAGGTTTCTGCAGCCCCACCAGAGAG AAGTCACGAAGATCCTTCTGTTTGCTGCACAAGCCTCTCATCACCTGGTGCCCCCCGAG ATTATTCAGTCGTTACTCCTGACGGTGGCCAACAATTTTGTAACTGACAAGAACTCTGGGGAAGTCATGACCGTAGG aatCAATGCTATAAAAGAGATCACAGCTCGATGTCCTCTGGCCATGACTGAAGAACTACTTCAGGACCTGGCTCAATATAAGACACACAAAGATAAGA ATGTAATGATGTCTGCCAGGACTTTGATCCATCTCTTCCGGACACTGAACCCTCAGATGTTGCAGAAGAAATTCCGG GGTAAACCCACTGAAGCCTCCATCGAAGCAAGAATACAAGAATATGGAGAATTAGATGCTAAAGACTACATCCCGGGAGCGGAGGTTCTAGAGCTTGAGAAGGAAGCGAGTACAGGAGATGATGAAG ATGGATGGGAGAGTGCCAGTCtcagtgaagaggaggaggatggcgAGTGGGTTGATGTGCACCACTCTTCTGACGAAGAGCAGCAAGCAATT GCCATGAAGCTGGACAGCATGCCCATGGAGGAGCGGAAAGCCAAGGCTGCAGCCATCAGCACCAGTCGAGTCTTAACGCAGGATGACTTCCAGAAAATCCGCATGGCCCagatgaagaaggaaatggatgCTGCCCCGGGGAAAGCCCAGAAAAGGAAATACTTGGAAATTGACAGTGAGGAGGAGTCCAG GGGTGAATTGCTGTCTCTTCGGGACATTGAACGCCTTCATAAAAAGCCCAAGTCTGACAAGGAGACAAGACTAGCAACCGCAATG GCTGGAAGGACAGACCGAAAGGAGTTtgtgaggaagaaaacaaaaataaacccatttTCCAGTTCcacaaataaagagaagaaaaagcagaagaacTTCATGATGATGCGGTACAGCCAGAATGTCCGATCAAAAACAGCACGCTCCTTCCGGGAGAAGCAG CTAGCACTACGAGATGCACTtttgaaaaagaggaaaagaatgaagtAA